One stretch of Tenacibaculum sp. MAR_2010_89 DNA includes these proteins:
- the rnpA gene encoding ribonuclease P protein component — protein MMRFTLGKEERLKSRKLIGKLYEEGKSIRVFPLRMVYIQTEHTSKYPAQVGMSVPKRNFKRAVDRNRIKRLLRESYRREKGMVYSEAKKPYVYMISYIAREEWKYEDIEEKMSKLMSLFVAEINTNEK, from the coding sequence ATGATGAGATTTACTTTAGGAAAAGAGGAGCGATTAAAAAGTAGGAAACTTATAGGTAAGTTATATGAAGAAGGGAAATCTATTAGGGTTTTTCCTTTGAGAATGGTTTATATACAAACAGAACACACTTCTAAATACCCTGCTCAAGTAGGAATGTCTGTGCCCAAGCGTAATTTTAAAAGGGCAGTAGATAGAAATAGAATTAAACGCTTATTAAGAGAAAGCTACCGTAGGGAAAAAGGAATGGTGTATTCGGAAGCTAAAAAACCATATGTGTATATGATTTCTTATATTGCAAGAGAAGAGTGGAAATATGAAGATATTGAAGAGAAAATGAGTAAATTAATGTCGCTTTTTGTAGCAGAAATTAATACAAATGAAAAATAG